In the Bacteroidia bacterium genome, one interval contains:
- a CDS encoding tyrosine-type recombinase/integrase: MASILKKYYNIMPHYDNTAIIRDFTESLTIKRYTFKTVKTYKNALIQFLQAFPYKSPEEVTVKEIETFINQKVTQENISASYQKTLVGAIKFLYHEVLRKNYKFDYLYTDSREQKLPNVLSKEEIQKILDACSNIKHKAILATIYGCGLRLSEVLNLKIADIDSKRMLLKINQSKGNEDRYVPLPQNLLELLREYYKICLPKVYLFEGEKGGMYAARSVQNILKKCLLKTDIKKSVSVHTLRHTYATHLLEQGTDIRIIQMLLGHKNLKTTQIYTHISSPVIEQVSSPLESIQF; this comes from the coding sequence GTGGCGTCAATCCTCAAAAAATATTACAACATTATGCCACATTATGACAATACTGCTATAATAAGAGATTTTACGGAGTCGCTTACCATCAAGCGGTATACGTTCAAAACTGTAAAGACCTATAAAAATGCACTGATACAGTTTTTACAAGCATTTCCATATAAAAGTCCCGAAGAAGTTACCGTAAAAGAGATTGAAACCTTTATTAACCAAAAGGTTACACAAGAAAACATCTCTGCTTCTTATCAAAAAACTTTAGTAGGTGCTATAAAATTTCTTTACCATGAAGTACTTCGGAAAAATTACAAATTTGATTATCTCTACACCGACAGCAGAGAACAAAAACTGCCCAATGTACTCAGTAAAGAAGAGATACAAAAAATCCTTGACGCCTGTTCCAATATCAAGCATAAAGCTATATTAGCTACTATTTATGGCTGTGGATTGCGCCTGTCCGAAGTATTGAACCTGAAAATTGCAGACATTGACTCCAAAAGAATGCTTCTCAAAATAAACCAATCCAAAGGCAATGAGGACCGATATGTGCCTCTGCCACAAAATTTGTTAGAACTGTTGAGGGAATACTACAAAATATGTCTTCCCAAAGTGTACTTATTTGAAGGCGAGAAAGGAGGCATGTATGCTGCCCGCAGTGTACAAAACATACTCAAAAAATGTTTATTGAAAACAGATATAAAAAAATCCGTAAGTGTACATACCTTGCGGCATACTTACGCCACACACCTTTTGGAACAGGGAACAGATATAAGAATTATCCAAATGCTTTTAGGACACAAAAATCTTAAAACTACTCAAATATATACACATATAAGTTCGCCAGTGATTGAACAGGTCAGCAGTCCATTGGAAAGTATCCAGTTTTAA